A part of Biomphalaria glabrata chromosome 3, xgBioGlab47.1, whole genome shotgun sequence genomic DNA contains:
- the LOC106056955 gene encoding U1 small nuclear ribonucleoprotein 70 kDa-like, with the protein MGEDQRTAALGRTLILYGGGPKDSCMGYTLILGGRRNRGDRGNRGNRGNRGNRGNRGDRGNRGNRGNRGNRGNRGDRGNRLNRGNRGDRGKRGDRGNRGNRGNRGDRGNRGDRGDRGDSCNRGDRDNRGDRDNRGDRGNRCDRGDRGNRGDRGNRGDRGDRGNRGDRGDSGNRGDRGNRGDRGNRGDRGNRGDRGNRGDRGNRGDRGDRGNSGSPICAIKINSGALLSSLEECSWQQMDPENDRWRTVTNAAEQTFEARMKRPGRRQTKKT; encoded by the exons ATGGGGGAGGACCAAAGGACAGCTGCACTGGGTCGGACACTAATCCTGTATGGGGGAGGACCAAAGGACAGCTGCATGGGTTATACACTAATTCT AGGAGgacgacgtaacagaggtgatAGAGGTAACAGAGGTAATAGAGGTAACAGAGGTAACAGAGGTAACAGAGGTGATAGAGGTAACAGAGGTAATAGAGGTAACAGAGGTAACAGAGGTAACAGAGGTGATAGAGGTAACAGACTTAACAGAGGTAACAGAGGTGATAGAGGTAAAAGAGGTGATAGAGGTAACAGAGGTAATAGAGGTAACAGAGGTGATAGAGGTAACAGAGGTGATAGAGGTGATAGAGGTGATAGTTGTAACAGAGGTGATAGAGATAACAGAGGTGATAGAGATAACAGAGGTGATAGAGGTAACAGATGTGATAGAGGTGATAGAGGTAACAGAGGTGATAGAGGTAACAGAGGTGATAGAGGTGATAGAGGTAACAGAGGTGATAGAGGTGATAGTGGTAACAGAGGTGATAGAGGTAACAGAGGTGATAGAGGTAACAGAGGTGATAGAGGTAACAGAGGTGACCGAGGTAACAGAGGTGACAGAGGTAACAGAGGTGATAGAGGTGATAGAGGTAACAGCGGTTCCCCCATATGCGCTATAAAGATAAACTCGGGCGCTCTTTTGTCCTCACTGGAAGAgtgtagctggcagcagatggacCCTGAGAATGACAGATGGAGAACTGTCACGAATGCCGCAGAGCAGACATTTGAGGCCAGAATGAAACGCCCCGGTAGAAGACAGACGAAGAAGACGtaa
- the LOC106056959 gene encoding uncharacterized protein LOC106056959: protein MSQAREDKYKLKHTVKSLLSKFLFTAESILDMDTRVAAVLLGLHAQSHLPPACANFFFGVMGAAVYALLKCWPKYARHSSQWDQFLQYSRPSSGDQANDFEVLRELESSLV, encoded by the exons ATGTCGCAAGCGAGGGAGGACAAGTACAAACTGAAGCATACGGTGAAATCTCTCCTGTCCAAGTTCCTGTTCACAGCCGAGTCCATCCTGGACATGGACACCAGGGTCGCTGCAGTGCTTCTTGGTCTGCACGCGCAGTCCCACCTGCCACCCGCCTGCGCCAACTTCTTCTTCGGCGTGATGGGCGCCGCTGTGTACGCCCTGCTGAAATGCTGGCCCAA GTACGCTAGACACTCCTCGCAATGGGACCAGTTCCTGCAGTACTCAAGGCCATCAAGCGGTGACCAGGCCAACGACTTCGAAGTCCTCCGAGAGCTGGAGTCTTCCCTGGTGTAG